The window CCGTGGTTCTGGCGCGGATCGAGCGTCTTGATGTTGGCGTTGTAGATCGTGAGCTCGCCGCCGTCGACGCGGTCCTCCTCGCTCACGGCCGCGTCGGCGCCGCTCGTCGCGCAGCCCGTCAGCGCGAGGACGGCGCTGATCGCGAGGCCCGTCGCGGCGACGAACCCCTTCCGGAAGCCGCGCGTGCCCGCGCGGGCGGAGGTGTTGGTCATGGGTGTTCCTTTCGAGTGGTCCGCCCGGGTGCGGGAGTCCGGAGGTGTCGTGGAGGTCGGTTCGGCCGGGGTCAGGCCGGCAGCGGATCCGGGATGGAGTCGAGCAGCGTGCGCGTGTACTCGCTCGTGGGGTTGCCGAGCACGTCGGCCGCGCTCCCCTCGTCGACGAGTTCGCCCGCGTGGAGCACGCCGATGCGGTCGGACAGTTCGCTCACGACGGCGAGATCGTGCGAGATGAAGAGGTAGCTCGTGCCGAACTCGTGCTGCAGGTCGATGAGCAGTTGCAGGATCTGCGCCTGCACCGACACGTCGAGGGCCGAGACGGGCTCGTCGAGCACGAGCAGCTCCGGGCGGGTGACGATGCCGCGCGCGATCGCGACGCGCTGGCGCTGCCCGCCCGACAGCTCGGTGGGTCGCCGGCCGACCGTGTCGGCCGGCAGCCCGACGGCGTCGACGACCTCACGGATCCGCGCATCCGCGGTCGCGCCGCGCACCGGTTCCCCGCGGCCCTCGATCGGTTCGGCGATGATCTCGCGGATCGTCTGTCGCGGATCGAGCGAGCCGTAGGGGTTCTGGAACACGTACTGCACGCGCCTGGCCACCGTCCGGCGCTCGGACCGCCGACCCGCCGTGAGCGACCCGCCGCTGATCGTGACGGCGCCCGCATCGGGCCGGTCGATGCCCGCGACGATGCGCGCGATCGTCGACTTGCCCGAGCCCGATTCGCCGACGAGCCCGTAGGTCGTGCCGCGGTCGATCGTGAGGCTCACACCGCGCGTCGCGTGCGTCACGGTCTTGCCGCGGCGGCCGTCGCGCGTCACGTACGTCTTGTGCAGGTCGTCGACCACCACGAGCGGCGAACCGTCGTCGCGGGCGACCGTCGCGGCCGGCAGTCCGGGCGTCGGCGCGAGCTTCTCGGTGCGCAGGACGGGCACGGAGTCGAGCAGCCGGCGCGTGTACGCCGCCTCGGGTGCCGTGACGATCTCGTCCGACGGCCCCTGTTCGACGATGCGACCGCCCTCGAGCACGAGGATCCGGTCCGAGCGGCCGGCGGCGACCGCGAGGTCGTGCGTGATGAGGACGATCGCGACGCGTGAACGCTCGACGATCTCGTCCAGCAGATCGAGGACGCGCTTCTGCACGGCCACGTCGAGCCCGCTCGTGGGCTCGTCGGCGACGATCACCTCAGGGTCGCCGACGAGCGCGATCGCGATGAGCACGCGCTGACGCTGCCCGCCGCTCACCTGGTGCGGGTACGCGCGGGCGACGCGGTCGACATCGTCGATCCCGACCGCATCGAGCAGTTCGGCGGCACGGGCCGCGCGAGCGAGCGTCTCGACGTGCGGCTCGTTCCAGCGGATCGCCTCCTCGATCTGGGCGCCGATGCGCACGACGGGATCGAGGGCGACGTTCGGGTCCTGCGGCACGTAGGCGATCCGACCGCGGCGCAGCTCGTTCCACTGCCGTTCCGTGAGATCCCCGAAGATCCCGACGCCGTCGAGTTCGCCGCCGTCGGCGCGCAGCACGGCATTGTTCGGTAGGACGCCGAGGAGCGCCTGCGTGATCGTCGACTTGCCCGAACCGGACTCGCCGATGATCGCGAGTCGTTCGCCGCGGCCGAGCTCGAAGCTCACGTCGTCGACGGCGTGGATCTGCGTGCCGCCCTTCAGGTACGTGACCGAGAGGCCCTGGACCGAGAGGATCGGATCCGTCCCGGACGCGCGCTCGGCGCCCGCGCGATCGAGTGCGGTCACGGCCGGATCACCCGCTCGACGTAGGTGCTCACGCGGTTCGCGGAGAGCACGACGAGTGCGATGACGAGACCGGGCACGATCGCGAGCCACCAGGCGGTCGACAGGTACGTGCGGCCGTCGGAGACGAGCACGCCCCACTCCGGCTCGGGCGGTTGCACGCCGAAGCCGAGGAAGCTGAGCGAGGAGATGAGCAGCACCGCGATCCCGAACTGGAGCGGGATGAGCGCGATGATCGGGCCGATCGCGTGCGGGAAGACGTGGCGCGTGAGGATCTTGTACCAGGGCAGGCCGTTGACGCGCGCCGCCGTGACGTAGTCGCTCTCGCGCACCCGGAACACCTCGCCGCGCAGGATGCGCGTGAACGTCGCGATCGAGCCGACGCCGACCGCGATCGCGATCTCGACCGTCCCGAAGCCGAGCGACGTGACGATGAGGAGCGACACGAGCAGCGACGGGACCGCGAGGAACACGTCGACGAAGCGCGAGACGCCCTCGTCGATCCAGCCGCGGAAGTAGCCGGCGAGGACGCCGAGCACGGAGCTGACGACGAAGCCGATGAGCACGGCGATGAGCGACGCGACGAGCGTGTTCGCGGTGCCGAACACGAAGCGCGTGAACTGGTCGCGGCCGAGGCTGTCGGTGCCCCACCAGTGCTCGAGCGAGGGCGCCGCGAACTTGTTCACGACGTTCGTCACGTACGGGTCGAACGGCGTGAACAGGGACGGCGCGAACGAGGCCGTCACGACGGCGACGAGCAGCAGCACGCTCGCGATGAACGTCGGTTGCACGGCCTCGCGCAGGGCGGGCCGGTGACGCCACGAGATCTTCGGGGGCCGCGCGGCGGCGCGGGCAGCACCGGTGGCGTTCGCCGCGGCGGCGCCTGCGGCGGGAGCGTCCGTGGCCGGGAGTCCGGTCGCCGGGACGGCGACGGGTCTCGTGAGGAGCGACTTGAGCGTCATGGTGCTAGGCCTTCCTGATGCGCGGGTCGAGCCAGGGGTAGACGAGGTCGACGACGAGGTTGCTGATGACGAACAGCACGGCGGAGAAGAGGACGACGCCCATCACGACGGGGATGTCCTGGCTGAGGACGCCCGCTTGGAGGACGCGGCCGAGCCCCTGCCGCGAGAAGACGGTCTCGGTGATGACCGCTCCCGCGAGGATGCCGCCGAACTCCATGCCGAGGATCGTCACGGCGGGGATGATCGCGTTGCGCAGGGCGTGGCCGACGAGGATGCGGCCCGGGCCGAGGCCGCGCGCCCGGAGGTAGGCGGCCTGCGGCGAGCGCAGGTACTCGGAGAGCGCCTTGGACGTGACCTGCGCGACCGCCGCGCTCGCGGGGACACCGGCCGTCACGGCCGGCAGCACGATGCTCGCGAGGCCCTCGTTGCCGACGGCGGGCAGCAGGTGCAGTTGGAACGCGAAGATCTGGATGAGCAGGAGGCCCGTGAGGAAGATCGGGAACGAGAGGAACGCCGGCGGGAGCGTGAACAGGACGTTCCGCAGCCACGGCGAGCGGACGGTGTTCGCGAGGATCGCGATCGAGAAGCCGACGACGACCGTCACGACGAGCGCGGCGAGGCCCAGCAGGACCGTGTGCGGGAGGGCCCCGAAGAGCACGTCGACGACGGGGCGGCCGTACTGGATCGACGTACCGAAGTCGCCCGTGACGAGGCTGAACAGAAGCGTGAAGTACTGCAGGATCGGCGGCTTGTCGAGGCCGTACTCCGCCTCGAGGGCGGCGCGCGTCTCGGGGGTCGTGTCGTTCGAGGCCGCGAGCATGATGCCGATCGGGTCGCCCGGGAGCGCGTAGAGCAGCAGCCACGTGATCGTGTACGCCGCCCAGATGACGAAGACGGCGTACAGCAGCCGTCGTCCTATGTATCTCACTGGTCCGCTCGCTTCCCGTTCGGCCGCGGGCCGCGGGCGGCTCGGGTCGGTGATCGTGGTCCGCCACCCGCCGTCGGGGTTCCGTCGGCGTGGTGGCGGATCCCGATCGTAGGAAGGGTCGGGCCGCGGCCGCGCGGGCGCCCGTCACCCGGCGCACGGGAAGGTCTTCCGAGGTCCGCTCACGAAACACGCCGACGCGCCCCGCAACGCGACGTCACACACTGCTCCGCCCCGCTCCGCCCCGCTCCGCCCCGCTCCGCCCCGCTACGCCCCGCTAACGGCCCGGACGGCCCGGACGGCGTCGCGCAACACGGCAAAAAGCCGGGTTGTTGCTACCGGGCCCGCGGCCCGGTAGCAACAACCCGGCTGGAACGGCTGGATCGGCTGCTGGATCGGCTGCCGGGTCAGGCGGGGACGGGCAGGCCGTAGGCCGTTGCTCGCGCGAGCAGCGTGCGTGCGCGCTCGAGCCGGGGCAGTGCGTCGCCGTCCGCGAGCTCGTCCGGTGCTGCTGCCACTGCGCGCACGAGCTCGGACGCCGCCGCGATCTGCGCCTCGTCCGGCGCGAATGCCGCGTTGAGCGGCGCGAGCTGGCTGTCGAGCAGGGCGAACTTCCCCGTGAAGCCGACATCGAGCGCGACCTCCGCCTGCGCCCGCAACGAGTCGGCCGCGACGCCCTGCGCGCCGCCGTCGATCGGGCCGGCGAGCCCCGCCGCGGTCGACGCGACCGCGATGCGCCCCCGCGGATACGCGAGCGCGACGGCACTCGCGCCGACGCCCGTGTCGCGCCGGAAGTCACCGATCCCGAAGCCGATGCGGAGCACACCCGGGACCGCCGCGATCTCGTCGACGCGCTGGAGGCCGCGCGCCGATTCGACGAGCCGTACGACCGGTAGGCCCGCGAGCTCGCCCGCCGTCGCCGACACGTCGGCCGCCGATTCCGTCTTCGCGAGGACCACGCCGCGCAGTCCGCGCACACCGCGCAGCGCGTCGACGGCACCCGCCCAGTGCCGCGAACCGAACGCGTCGATCCGCACCCACGCGGCACCGCCCGCCCCCAGCCAGTCGCGGAGCTCGCCGAGCGCGGCCCGCTTCTCGCCACCGGGAACCGCGTCCTCGACATCGATCACGAACGCGTCCGCGTCGTGCGGCACGGCCCACTCCTCGCGGCGCGAGGGCCGGCCGGACCGCATGAGCCAGGTGCGCGCGAACGCCGGATCGATCATGACTGCTGCCTTCCGAGCGATCGGGGACTACGTTGTTTAGGTAAACCTTACTTTCCCGGAGACCCGATGCCCAGCGCCGCACGCCAGATCCACCTCGCCCTGTTCGCCCTGCCCCACGGCCAGCTCGCGTCCTCGTGGAGACTCCCCGAGATCCCCGAGCACAGCACGAACGACTTCGACGAGTACCGACAGGCCGCCGACATCATCGAGCGCGCGAAGTTCGACGCGTTCTTCATCGCCGACAAGCTCACGATCGGCTCGGAGGACAGCTGGCGCTACGGACCGCCCGTCGACGCGTTCGAGCCGTTCACACTCGGCGGCGCGCTCGCGGCGGTCACCGAGCGGCTCGGTGTCGTCGCGACGGCGTCGACGACGTTCCAGCACCCGTACCTCATCGCCCGCAGCATGCTCGCACTCGACCACCTCTCGCGCGGCCGCGCCGGGTGGAACATCGTCACGAGCTACTCGCCCGACACGGTCCGGAACTTCGGGCTGGACGAGCACCTCCCCCACGACGAGCGCTACGAGATCGCCGAGGAGGCCGTCGACGTCGTGCGGCGACTGTGGTGCAGCTGGGACGAGGACGCGGTCGTCTGGGACCGTGAGGCCGGGCTCTACACGCGCCCCGGCTCGGTGCACGCGATCGATCACGTGGGCGCGCACTTCCGCGTCTCGGGGCCCGGCGAGTTCCGCCGCTCGGTGCAGGGCGAACCGGTCCGCGTGCAGGCCGGCTCCTCGGGTCGCGGTATGACGTTCGCCGCGACGCGCGCGGAAATGGTGTTCACGGCGCAGACGACGCTCGAATCCGGTGTCGCGTTCGCC is drawn from Pseudoclavibacter chungangensis and contains these coding sequences:
- a CDS encoding dipeptide ABC transporter ATP-binding protein — translated: MTALDRAGAERASGTDPILSVQGLSVTYLKGGTQIHAVDDVSFELGRGERLAIIGESGSGKSTITQALLGVLPNNAVLRADGGELDGVGIFGDLTERQWNELRRGRIAYVPQDPNVALDPVVRIGAQIEEAIRWNEPHVETLARAARAAELLDAVGIDDVDRVARAYPHQVSGGQRQRVLIAIALVGDPEVIVADEPTSGLDVAVQKRVLDLLDEIVERSRVAIVLITHDLAVAAGRSDRILVLEGGRIVEQGPSDEIVTAPEAAYTRRLLDSVPVLRTEKLAPTPGLPAATVARDDGSPLVVVDDLHKTYVTRDGRRGKTVTHATRGVSLTIDRGTTYGLVGESGSGKSTIARIVAGIDRPDAGAVTISGGSLTAGRRSERRTVARRVQYVFQNPYGSLDPRQTIREIIAEPIEGRGEPVRGATADARIREVVDAVGLPADTVGRRPTELSGGQRQRVAIARGIVTRPELLVLDEPVSALDVSVQAQILQLLIDLQHEFGTSYLFISHDLAVVSELSDRIGVLHAGELVDEGSAADVLGNPTSEYTRTLLDSIPDPLPA
- a CDS encoding ABC transporter permease; amino-acid sequence: MTLKSLLTRPVAVPATGLPATDAPAAGAAAANATGAARAAARPPKISWRHRPALREAVQPTFIASVLLLVAVVTASFAPSLFTPFDPYVTNVVNKFAAPSLEHWWGTDSLGRDQFTRFVFGTANTLVASLIAVLIGFVVSSVLGVLAGYFRGWIDEGVSRFVDVFLAVPSLLVSLLIVTSLGFGTVEIAIAVGVGSIATFTRILRGEVFRVRESDYVTAARVNGLPWYKILTRHVFPHAIGPIIALIPLQFGIAVLLISSLSFLGFGVQPPEPEWGVLVSDGRTYLSTAWWLAIVPGLVIALVVLSANRVSTYVERVIRP
- a CDS encoding ABC transporter permease, encoding MRYIGRRLLYAVFVIWAAYTITWLLLYALPGDPIGIMLAASNDTTPETRAALEAEYGLDKPPILQYFTLLFSLVTGDFGTSIQYGRPVVDVLFGALPHTVLLGLAALVVTVVVGFSIAILANTVRSPWLRNVLFTLPPAFLSFPIFLTGLLLIQIFAFQLHLLPAVGNEGLASIVLPAVTAGVPASAAVAQVTSKALSEYLRSPQAAYLRARGLGPGRILVGHALRNAIIPAVTILGMEFGGILAGAVITETVFSRQGLGRVLQAGVLSQDIPVVMGVVLFSAVLFVISNLVVDLVYPWLDPRIRKA
- a CDS encoding HpcH/HpaI aldolase/citrate lyase family protein; this encodes MIDPAFARTWLMRSGRPSRREEWAVPHDADAFVIDVEDAVPGGEKRAALGELRDWLGAGGAAWVRIDAFGSRHWAGAVDALRGVRGLRGVVLAKTESAADVSATAGELAGLPVVRLVESARGLQRVDEIAAVPGVLRIGFGIGDFRRDTGVGASAVALAYPRGRIAVASTAAGLAGPIDGGAQGVAADSLRAQAEVALDVGFTGKFALLDSQLAPLNAAFAPDEAQIAAASELVRAVAAAPDELADGDALPRLERARTLLARATAYGLPVPA
- a CDS encoding LLM class flavin-dependent oxidoreductase; the protein is MPSAARQIHLALFALPHGQLASSWRLPEIPEHSTNDFDEYRQAADIIERAKFDAFFIADKLTIGSEDSWRYGPPVDAFEPFTLGGALAAVTERLGVVATASTTFQHPYLIARSMLALDHLSRGRAGWNIVTSYSPDTVRNFGLDEHLPHDERYEIAEEAVDVVRRLWCSWDEDAVVWDREAGLYTRPGSVHAIDHVGAHFRVSGPGEFRRSVQGEPVRVQAGSSGRGMTFAATRAEMVFTAQTTLESGVAFAEELRERARQVGRRDDELVIMPGFSYAVGSSDDEARRIADELVETVQPEHILGSIRDVVQLDLREYPLDGPVPELPDPATVQGHRSRLEVYKRIAETESLTLRDFARRVAAQRGHHQIVGSPERIADDLQRWFESGAADGFNVMPHTIPGQLRAFAEHVVPILQERGLFRREYEGTTLREHLGVPYRG